In Alkalispirochaeta americana, the genomic stretch CCACTCCGGGCCGTGCCCAGGGAACCACGGAACCCACAGAAAAATAGTGGGACTGAACGGCGGCCCCCATGGTTCGCGTTTCCCGATCGACCGCTACAATCGAGTAGGTAGCTGCAAGTTTCTTCGTGTAAGCCATCAGAAGGAGAGTATCACCCGCAACCCCCACCACAGGCAAGGTCTTTCGTGTTCAAACCACGAACCATCCCTCGGGACGGGCAATCGGGAAGGCTGGAACGGCAATCCAGAAGAAAGAGAAACTCCTTGACCCTGCCTGGTCGGCTGCGAAGATTGCGGCTTCCCCGAAAGACCGCATAGGGCGTCTCGAAGAGGTCCACCGATCCCAGTTCCTGAAGCACCCCGAGAATATCCTCTCGCGAAAGAAAGCCCTCGCTATTGAAAGAGACCAGGATAAAGCGTGTTCTCAGAGACCGGAGAAGTTCCTCGAAAGCCCCGGCAACCCTGCGCCGGCTATTGTAGTCCGAACGGTTCCAGTCGGGAGGTATCCCCGAGACGGGACTCACCTCCCGGGGCTCCTGGTACCGGGCAATCAGATTCAGCATGAAATAGTTCGAACCATAGGGATGCTGATTGTAGGGAGGGTCCAGATAGACCAGATCAAGAACATCCTCCTGCGCCAGACGTGGAGCAAGGTCGTTTGCATCTTCACGAAACACACTCCAGGATCCTTCCCAGGGAGAAAAGCAGGGATACCGCAGCTGAATATCCCCCCGGATTCGCGTCAAGGCGTCCTCGCCTGCTCCCCCGAACCGCCCCAGGCCGGTTCGTTTGTCCTTGTAGAAGCCCTTGAAGACTCCGGCTGTATTTGCGTGAACCGAGGCGGCCGCCAGGAGGGGGCCCAGGAAAAAGGGCTGGAGCTCTTTCTCGAGGCCCTCAATGTAATACCGGGCCGTATCGAGAAAACAGGCGTTGCGGCGCGTGTAAAACACCCGCTCACCGGCCCGAATATTCTCGTCGTCCGCAGGAGCGTAGTTCCGGGCGATGAACCCTTCCCTCAGCAAGCCCCTTCGCTCGTCTGCCGCGAGCTGGCTCGTCAGCTCGCGATACCGTTCGTTCAGGAGGCTCTCGTCGAGATCGCTCCTGTTCGTCAGGTAGCACCGGTTGATGACTTCGCTGTAATGCTCCAGATCGTTGGCGATCAGACGATGACAGACCTTCTTGAGATACCGGGCCACGATCCCCGACCCGGAAAAAAGATCAGCTCCGGCCAGAGAGGGGCGGCCAAGGCGGCAGAGGATCTCCTGTACCGCTTGATCTATGAGGGGAAGCAAGGCCCGTTTGTTGCCGATGCAGGTTATCACTTGATCCCGTAGAAACGGTTCATCCCGCAGAAACGGTTGGGACACCATAGCGATCCAGCCTATACTACGGCGATGGACCATGACAACGCACTGCGATCAACCCTGAAAATCCTCTGGCCCTTTCTCCGTCCCTACCGGGCCCACCTGGCGGCGGCCTTCGGAGCGATGATTCTGGTGGACGGCTTTGCCTATATCGTGCCCGCAATCATCGCCTATGCCACAGATCATATCTATCCTTCCCTGCAGGAGCCGGGAATGCTCCGACGCCTGACAGCGCTCTCGGGAGGCCTCCTTGCTATCGCCATCCTGCGGGGAATAGCGGTTCATCTGATGATCCGAACCTTCTGGTTCACCGCCGAGGCGGTGGTGCGGGATCTGCGAAACAGCCTCTACGAAAAGCTCCAGCACCTGGAAACAGCCTTCTACGATCAGGCCCGAACAGGCGACCTCATGTCTCGGGCAACCTGGGACATTCAGCTTATCCGGAACTTCATCGCCTTCGGCCTCGAGCATCGCCTGCGCATAACTCTGATCTCGGCAACAATCTTCGCTCTCATGCTTCTGCAGGACTGGCGCCTTGCCCTGGCGGTCTACACGGCGATTCCTCTTTTCATCGCGGCGATCATTCACTACA encodes the following:
- a CDS encoding DNA adenine methylase, with protein sequence MVSQPFLRDEPFLRDQVITCIGNKRALLPLIDQAVQEILCRLGRPSLAGADLFSGSGIVARYLKKVCHRLIANDLEHYSEVINRCYLTNRSDLDESLLNERYRELTSQLAADERRGLLREGFIARNYAPADDENIRAGERVFYTRRNACFLDTARYYIEGLEKELQPFFLGPLLAAASVHANTAGVFKGFYKDKRTGLGRFGGAGEDALTRIRGDIQLRYPCFSPWEGSWSVFREDANDLAPRLAQEDVLDLVYLDPPYNQHPYGSNYFMLNLIARYQEPREVSPVSGIPPDWNRSDYNSRRRVAGAFEELLRSLRTRFILVSFNSEGFLSREDILGVLQELGSVDLFETPYAVFRGSRNLRSRPGRVKEFLFLLDCRSSLPDCPSRGMVRGLNTKDLACGGGCG